One stretch of Acidimicrobiia bacterium DNA includes these proteins:
- a CDS encoding ABC transporter permease subunit translates to MTIAGPQSGSLTGHGAAGGPGKPTGSNPIPPQGSLVRRLWPWLIVVLGVVYFVTPLLGTIRLSLRHNNGTWEAWRLILGNEQMWPAFGQSIVNGLATIVVSLLIIVPTAYWVALKMPRLRPFIEFITLLPFVIPGVVLVLALIRLYSAPPLLLTSTYNSTRIVMICAYAALSFPYMYRSVDNGLRSIDVRSLTEAAQSLGAGWPTIVTKVIFPNIRLAILSGALLTFAIVLGELTIALYMAQRTLAPFMADIVRNKPFEAAALTLIAFSVTWLALGMISYVTNRAGRRA, encoded by the coding sequence GACCGGATCGAACCCGATTCCTCCACAAGGCAGCCTGGTCCGACGACTTTGGCCGTGGCTCATTGTCGTCTTAGGTGTCGTGTATTTCGTGACACCGCTGCTCGGGACCATCCGACTCTCACTAAGGCACAACAATGGAACGTGGGAAGCGTGGAGGCTCATACTCGGGAACGAACAAATGTGGCCGGCCTTCGGGCAGTCGATCGTCAATGGATTGGCCACGATCGTGGTGAGTTTGCTCATCATCGTCCCTACCGCCTATTGGGTAGCTCTCAAGATGCCCCGTCTGAGGCCGTTCATCGAGTTCATCACATTGCTCCCGTTCGTTATCCCCGGCGTTGTGCTGGTACTGGCCCTCATCCGGCTTTACTCGGCTCCGCCGCTACTCCTGACCTCCACTTACAACTCGACGCGCATCGTGATGATCTGCGCGTATGCCGCGCTTTCGTTCCCGTATATGTACCGGTCCGTCGACAACGGGCTCCGCTCGATCGATGTGCGATCGCTGACCGAGGCAGCCCAGAGTTTGGGCGCCGGATGGCCGACGATCGTGACGAAGGTGATCTTTCCCAACATCAGACTGGCCATCCTCTCCGGGGCCTTGCTCACGTTCGCCATCGTCCTTGGCGAACTGACGATCGCCCTCTACATGGCCCAGCGGACCCTGGCCCCGTTCATGGCCGACATCGTTCGCAACAAACCGTTTGAGGCCGCCGCGCTGACACTGATCGCCTTCTCGGTCACCTGGCTGGCCCTGGGCATGATTTCGTACGTCACCAATCGGGCAGGGAGAAGAGCATGA